From a single Mangifera indica cultivar Alphonso chromosome 19, CATAS_Mindica_2.1, whole genome shotgun sequence genomic region:
- the LOC123203063 gene encoding RING-H2 finger protein ATL11-like translates to MAVVKSNQHPRIFRLLISKHGILSFLLLFLRGLPFVTAQFSSAPPDPQSEGQFYSPGPSFNPTMATVMVVLIGVFFLLGFSSVYIRHCCGRRSSFNDGGPHAVFLGGTNYRSRRVARGLDASVINRFPTFPYSAVKELKIGKGSLECAVCLNEFEDDETLRLLPKCSHVFHSDCIDAWLASHNTCPVCRANLVPQPGETVLNVIQVCDAGNGSGEPERSSDDHEEISRVEHRTDVENLEANLTNQNRPPRRSKSTGWRLAGLFPRSHSTGHSLVQPGENCERFTLRLPEEVRNELMNSHLTRSKSCVVFPRERSTRKGFRSGSGGIGRFSNERFDRLIRSSHWDFKTAPPFISRTRSLRTPNVCDEVTCIPPKNLLKFAKSSSVRLHDGSNNNGERTYERLRYEDQV, encoded by the coding sequence ATGGCAGTAGTAAAGAGCAATCAACATCCTCGGATTTTCAGACTTTTGATTTCTAAACATGGCATCCTATCCTTTCTACTACTTTTTCTCCGTGGTTTACCATTCGTCACTGCTCAATTCAGCTCAGCGCCTCCTGATCCTCAATCAGAGGGCCAGTTTTATTCACCGGGGCCCTCGTTCAACCCGACAATGGCTACTGTCATGGTGGTATTGATCGGTGTATTCTTTTTACTGGGTTTCTCCTCCGTCTATATTCGTCACTGTTGCGGGCGGCGTTCATCCTTTAACGACGGTGGGCCTCATGCCGTATTTCTCGGTGGAACCAACTATCGCTCCCGCAGAGTTGCACGTGGACTCGATGCATCCGTTATCAACAGATTCCCCACCTTCCCCTACTCCGCTGTTAAAGAGCTTAAAATCGGCAAGGGCTCCTTAGAATGCGCTGTTTGTTTAAACGAGTTTGAAGATGACGAAACGCTGCGTTTATTACCCAAGTGTAGCCACGTGTTCCATTCTGATTGTATAGATGCTTGGCTAGCTTCGCACAACACGTGTCCCGTTTGCCGCGCAAATTTGGTCCCTCAACCTGGTGAAACTGTGTTGAACGTTATTCAAGTATGTGATGCAGGTAATGGTTCAGGTGAACCAGAACGGAGCTCCGATGATCATGAAGAAATTTCTAGGGTCGAGCATAGAACAGATGTAGAAAATCTAGAGGCGAATTTGACCAATCAGAATCGGCCGCCACGTAGATCGAAATCAACAGGGTGGAGACTGGCCGGTTTATTTCCACGATCACACTCGACCGGTCACTCGTTGGTTCAACCAGGCGAAAATTGTGAAAGGTTTACACTAAGATTGCCGGAGGAGGTACGAAATGAGTTGATGAACTCGCATCTAACAAGAAGCAAGAGTTGCGTGGTGTTTCCTAGAGAGAGGAGTACAAGAAAGGGCTTCAGGAGTGGAAGTGGAGGGATTGGGCGGTTTAGCAACGAACGGTTCGACCGGCTCATACGGTCTAGCCACTGGGATTTTAAAACGGCTCCACCTTTTATTTCCCGAACCCGATCCCTTCGGACCCCAAATGTATGTGATGAGGTGACATGTATCCCGCCGAAAAATCTGTTAAAATTCGCTAAATCATCGTCTGTTCGCTTGCATGATGGAAGCAATAATAATGGTGAACGAACATATGAAAGACTCCGATACGAAGACCAAGTTTAA
- the LOC123203619 gene encoding 2-oxoglutarate-dependent dioxygenase 19-like, whose amino-acid sequence MYCVKDLVESGGSLQSVPSKYIFPENPEDCIISDAETIPIIDFSLLTSASLKQRSKVIHELGTACREWGFFMVINHGVKKTLRDEMIKACQSFFDLPTEEKRDYAGKKFVDPIRWGTSFNTKVDKTYFWRDYLKVHVHPQFNAPQKPVGFSEIVEEYCKQNRELASELLKGISASLGLEENYIQKTLNVGSNSHQLLVINSYPACPQPELVMGLPPHSDHGLLTIIMQNDLGGLQVQHDGKWVPVNPPPDSFVVNVGDQLEILTNGIYKSILHRAMVNSKATRISVGTANGPPLDTVVSPAPELVDRENQPARYRPITYRQYVEFQQSNHLDGKSCLSHVFV is encoded by the exons ATGTATTGTGTGAAAGACCTAGTTGAATCCGGTGGTTCCCTCCAATCTGTTCCTTCCAAATATATTTTCCCCGAAAATCCTGAAGACTGCATAATCTCAGATGCAGAAACAATCCCCATTATTGACTTTTCCTTGCTTACTTCTGCTTCTCTCAAACAACGCTCCAAGGTTATCCATGAACTTGGCACTGCATGCCGCGAATGGGGATTCTTTATG GTTATCAATCATGGAGTAAAGAAGACACTGAGAGATGAGATGATAAAGGCATGTCAAAGTTTCTTCGATCTACCGACAGAGGAAAAGCGAGACTATGCAGGAAAGAAATTTGTTGACCCCATAAGATGGGGTACAAGCTTCAACACAAAGGTGGATAAAACATATTTCTGGAGGGATTATCTCAAGGTCCACGTTCATCCCCAATTCAACGCTCCTCAGAAACCTGTTGGCTTCAG tGAGATAGTTGAGGAATATTGCAAACAAAATCGAGAGTTAGCGAGTGAATTGCTGAAAGGGATCTCAGCAAGCTTGGGATTGGAAGAAAACTACATACAGAAGACTTTGAATGTTGGATCAAATTCTCATCAGCTACTAGTCATAAATTCTTACCCGGCTTGTCCACAGCCAGAGCTCGTGATGGGGCTTCCCCCTCATTCCGATCATGGTCTCTTGACCATTATCATGCAGAACGACCTTGGAGGTCTGCAAGTTCAACATGATGGCAAATGGGTTCCCGTAAATCCCCCGCCCGACTCTTTCGTTGTCAACGTAGGAGATCAACTGGAG ATACTTACCAACGGTATTTACAAAAGTATATTGCACCGAGCCATGGTGAACAGCAAAGCAACAAGAATTTCTGTTGGTACTGCAAACGGACCTCCGCTTGACACTGTTGTGAGCCCTGCACCGGAGCTGGTGGATCGGGAAAACCAACCCGCTCGATATCGCCCGATAACTTATCGGCAGTACGTGGAGTTTCAACAAAGCAATCATCTTGATGGAAAATCCTGTTTGAGCCATGTTTTTGTTTGA